The sequence below is a genomic window from Flavobacterium sediminilitoris.
AAAGAACTTCATCTTTTGATTTTGCTGCTGGATCAAATTCAAAAACAACTTTTAAGTCTGATAAAAAAGTTTCATGCAAAACAATTACATCTTCAAAAAAATCAGTCGCAGTGGATACAGCTTCCGTTGAAGATAATCCGACTTGTGTTAAAAATTGTGTCATTTTTTCTTCTAACTCAACTTTTTGCCTTTTAAAAAAAGTATACTCCTTATATTCTTCGTTGATGCAAAAAATCCAAGAAAAAAAACTTTCTATCCAATATTCCACTTCTTTTTTATCAAAACATATTCTTGTTTGTAAAAAATTAGATTTGTATAATAATTTTATTCTATCATTTTCCATTTAATCTTTATTTCTCAATTTTTACAGAAACATTAAAGCTCCAACAGTATTAAAACTTGTTTCGTCTATTAAAATCGCATTTCCTGATTTTGGATTATCTGTGAATGAATCATAGAGCAAAGGTTGATTTGTTTTTATGGTTATTTGAGCTATATCATTCAGTTTTACCTCATCTGCACTAACAAATTCCCAATCATTTACATTCCATTTTTGATTAATCGATTGAATTTTAACTCTAACATTTTTAAAACGATGTTGTAAAATATACGTTTTTCCTATTTGAAGAGATGTATCATCTAGCCATGAAATCCAAGTATTAATTTGATTAGACTCGATTGGAGTTTCATCAACTTTTACGATAGTATCTCCTCTACTAATATCTATATTGTTTTCAAAATGAAGCACTATATTTTCTCCTGCTGAAGCTTTTTCAACAACATTGTTGTTTTTTTCAATATTTACGATTGTTGTTTGAATATTTGCAGGCAAAATTGAAACTTTATCTCCTATTTGGTAAACACCACTCAATACTAAACCAGCATAACCTCGATAATCATGATACACTTCATCTTTTGGTCTAATTACCCATTGTACTTGAAAGCGAGAAACTAAATTTTCTGTTGAATTTATTTGAACTTCTTCTAAAGTTTCTAAAAGGGATTTCCCATCATACCAAGGTGTTTCATTTGATTTAGCAACAACATTATCTCCTGCCAAAGCACTAACTGGAATATAATCTATTTCATTATAATTTAACTGTTCTTTTATAATTTCAAAATCAGACTTAATTTGATTAAAAACAGTTTCCGAATAGTTAACCAAATCAATTTTATTTATAGCTAAGATAGCCTTTTGAATTCCCATTAAAGAACCAATACTAGCATGACGTTTTGTTTGTTCTGTAATTCCTTTTCTTGCATCAATTAAAATAATAATCAAATCAGAATTTGAAGCACCTGTTATCATGTTTCTAGTATATTGTTCATGCCCA
It includes:
- a CDS encoding sulfate adenylyltransferase subunit 1, with amino-acid sequence MNTLRFITAGNVDDGKSTLIGRLLYDSDSIHTDQLGVLQKQTKQEDVDIDLSLITDGLRAEREQGITIDVAYKYFSTKKRKFIIADAPGHEQYTRNMITGASNSDLIIILIDARKGITEQTKRHASIGSLMGIQKAILAINKIDLVNYSETVFNQIKSDFEIIKEQLNYNEIDYIPVSALAGDNVVAKSNETPWYDGKSLLETLEEVQINSTENLVSRFQVQWVIRPKDEVYHDYRGYAGLVLSGVYQIGDKVSILPANIQTTIVNIEKNNNVVEKASAGENIVLHFENNIDISRGDTIVKVDETPIESNQINTWISWLDDTSLQIGKTYILQHRFKNVRVKIQSINQKWNVNDWEFVSADEVKLNDIAQITIKTNQPLLYDSFTDNPKSGNAILIDETSFNTVGALMFL